Genomic window (Arachis hypogaea cultivar Tifrunner chromosome 13, arahy.Tifrunner.gnm2.J5K5, whole genome shotgun sequence):
GCCAACTGTGACTGACATATCCAAAGATGGTGCCTCCAAATCCAAGGAGGATGCTGAGAAGGAGAAGGACTATGCAGAGAAATTGGAAGATTGGGATAGTAAAAATCATCAGATTATCACTTGGTTCCGCAACACTTCTACTCCTGGCATTCATTTACAGTTTGGGCGTTTTGACACTGCTAAAGAGGGATGGGATCATTTGGCGAAACGTTACACTATCTCTGATCTCTCTCATCAGTACCAACTGCTTAAGGAACTTCATAGCCTTAAGCAAGAACGTGGCCAAGCAGtttttgattttcttgctcagatGGAGATTACTTGGGATCAGTTGACCTCTTGTGAGCCTGCTCTTAAAGATCCCACTGATGCTAAGGCATATGAGGATTATCGGAACTGGACACGTCTCATCCAATTTTTGATGGCACTTACTGATGACTATGAGCCAGTCAGGGCTTCTCTTCTTCATCAGAATCCCTTGCCTATTCTTGAAGATGCTCTTCCTCGTCTCAAGTCTGAAGAAACGCGCTTGGGATTGCTTCGTTCTAAAAGTGAAACTGTCTTTGCTGCCATCGACAGAAAGGGCAAAATCTGTCGCAACTATAATCGGCCTGGGCATTCCTTCTCCGACTGTCCTTCTATTGAATGTCGTAAGTGCAAACAAAAAGGCCACATTGGCTCCAACTGCCGGAAACTGTTCTGCCATTATTGTAAGCTCTCGGGTCACTTGATTGCTACCTGTCCTACTCGACCACCACGCTCAGATCAGAACAAGCATCAACCTCGTCCCAACAACTCTCCACATGTGCCTGCCTCTATTGCTGCTGCTGCTACTGAGTCCACCTCTTCCACATCTCTCAACACACCTTCTGTCTCTCCATCAGATATTGAAACCCTTCTTAGGCAACTTCTCTCCTTTCCTGGTAATACCCCCGCTACTCTTTCCACCCCTCCAGATAATTttaaatggtattttgattctGGTTGTTTCAATCATATGTCTCCTTTGCGTCATCTTTTTTCGTCGTTGTCTCCCACTACAAATGCACCTTCTGTCAACACTGCTAATGGTTCCCTCTTGCATGCAACACATCACGGGGTTATTTCACAGTCCAATATTCATCTTTCTGATGcttattttattccaaaattgaatttcaatctTATCTCTGTCGGTCAGCTTGTTGAACTTAGTTTTGATGTCATTTTTTCAAATTCTGGTTGTCGTGTGCAGGATCGTCGGACGAAAAAGATCATCGGGACTGGATATAAGGTCGAACGCTTATTTGAGCTCAAGAACCTTCATGTTCCCTCTacaaatctctgtgctgcttccTCTCCATCTACTCTTCACTTGTGGCACCGTCGTCTTGCCCATAGCTCCTTAGGCAAATTACGTTCTCTTATATCTACGGGTGTTTTAGGTCAAGTTCAAAATGAGTCTTTAGATTGCATTTCTTGTCGCACTGCAAAACAACCTGccttatcctttaataataattCCTCTATTgcatgctctccttttgatcttattcattctgatgtttggggccccgctcccACCGCTTCTATGGGAGGGGCTCGATATTTTGTcgtctttattgatgattattctcgtTTTACTTGGGtctatttgatgactaatcgttGTGAGTTGCCTCAGATTTATATTAAATTTGCCACTATGGTTCGAACTCAGTTTTCAAAGGTCATTAAAATTTTcagacgtgataatgctatggaatatcgtgacttcaaacttttaaattttctcgctgaacagggtactttgtccgagttttctTGTTCTGGTACCTCTCAACAAAATGGGAGAGATGAGCGTAAACACCGTCATATTCTTGACTCTGTCCGTGCGATGCTTA
Coding sequences:
- the LOC112735418 gene encoding uncharacterized protein, whose amino-acid sequence is MRGFLKGRKLWRYVTSDIACPVKPTVTDISKDGASKSKEDAEKEKDYAEKLEDWDSKNHQIITWFRNTSTPGIHLQFGRFDTAKEGWDHLAKRYTISDLSHQYQLLKELHSLKQERGQAVFDFLAQMEITWDQLTSCEPALKDPTDAKAYEDYRNWTRLIQFLMALTDDYEPVRASLLHQNPLPILEDALPRLKSEETRLGLLRSKSETVFAAIDRKGKICRNYNRPGHSFSDCPSIECRKCKQKGHIGSNCRKLFCHYCKLSGHLIATCPTRPPRSDQNKHQPRPNNSPHVPASIAAAATESTSSTSLNTPSVSPSDIETLLRQLLSFPGNTPATLSTPPDNFKWYFDSGCFNHMSPLRHLFSSLSPTTNAPSVNTANGSLLHATHHGVISQSNIHLSDAYFIPKLNFNLISVGQLVELSFDVIFSNSGCRVQDRRTKKIIGTGYKVERLFELKNLHVPSTNLCAASSPSTLHLWHRRLAHSSLGKLRSLISTGVLGQGTLSEFSCSGTSQQNGRDERKHRHILDSVRAMLISSSDPKRAWGEAVLTAVHAINRLPSSASVLIAPSSPNLHTYRLPTCGQPASHRSLFSTHRSLFSTHRTQPPTTAKPLARRTYTQTKPRRRTSGQDEATTDRLDTAAQHHAAAVETPPP